The window AGTTGGAGCACGCCGTCGGCCGTCGGCCGTGCGTCGTCGACTACCGGGCGGCTCACGCTTGTAGCGGCGGGCGCCTCGCCCGCCGGCACTGATTCCGGACGCGCAACTTCCCGGCGATACAGTTCGTAGATGCCAAGGTCGCGGTAGAAGCGCACGCGGGCGGCGATAGCGGATTTCAGATCAGAGTCCATGAAGTTGGATGCGAGGGCCTTTGGCACTTAGCGATTGGCATTTTGCCCCTCCACTCTTCGAGCGCGCGAGCACAAACCCGCACGGCCAAATGCTAATTGCTAAATGCTAATTGCTAAATGCTAATTGCCGCTACCTCGTGGCTGGCTGCTTCGTCTTGAGCCTCACCACCGCGTCGAGTACGCGCTGCGCGACCTCAAACTTGGTGTTTTCGGGGACCTCGGTTGTCCCCTCGGCTGTGATGATGGTGACCGCGTTGCGCTCGGAGTCGAAGCCAATGTCCTTGCGCGAAACGTCATTCACCACAACCGCGTCAATTTTCTTCGAGGCGAGCTTCTTGCGCGCGTTCTCGATTACGTTTTCGGTTTCGGCGGCGAAGCCGATCAGCAGCCGCGAGCCGGCCTGCGCCGCGGCTTCGGCCAGGATGTCTTCCGTCGGTTCCAGCTCAATGTTCAGCTCCGCGCTGCTGCGCTTCAGCTTGTGTCCGGAGACGGCGCGCGGCCGGTAGTCGGCCACCGCAGCGGCCTTGATGACGATAGTCGCTTCCGGAATGCGATCGAGCACGGCGCGGCGCATTTGCTCGGTTGTTTCTACATTCACAATCTCAGCGCCGCTGGGCGGCGCAATCGCCACCGGCCCGGAGACGACAATCACGCGCGCGCCGCGGCGCAGGGCAGCTTCGGCCAGCGCGTATCCCATCCTGCCGCTGGAGCGATTGCCGATGTAGCGCACCGGGTCAATCGGCTCGCGCGTCGGCCCGGCGGTGATCAGCACAGTCTCGCCCTTCAAATCTTGTCTGGCGCCGAGCGCTTCCATCACCGCGCCGACAATCGCTTCGTTGCCGGCCAGCCGTCCCGGCCCGATCATCCCGCAGGCCTGGTAACCCGAACCCGGCTCCACCACGCGAACGCCGCGCTTTTCCAGCAGCGCGATGTTGGCGCGCGTCGCCGGGTTCTGCCACATGTTGATGTTCATCGCCGGCGCTACCACGACCGGAGCGGTTGCGGCGAGAAAAACTGTCGTCAGGAAATCGTCGGCCAGTCCGTGCGCGAATTTCGCCAGAACGTCGGCTGTCGCGGGCGCCACCAGCAGCGCGTCGAGCGACTGCGCGATGGCGATGTGCTCCACCGCGGCGTCGGTGTCCGGGTCGCGGCCCGGAGCAGGGAACAGGTCGGTGATCACCTTCTCGCCCGAGAGCGCGGCAAACGTCAGCGGGCGCACGAACTCCTGCGCGCCGCGCGTCATGATCACCTGCACGCGCACGCCGCGGTCCTGCAAAAGGCGCAGAATTTCCGCCGCTTTGTAGGCCGCTATGCCGCCGCTGACGCCGAGCCCGACCTTCATGCAGTGATTGTACCTTTCAGAAGCAGCAATCCCAATTTACAGGATGATCCGACGCCGGCGACTGATTCATCGGCGCCCGGGCACACCACGACGCCAACGTAAGTAGCAGGAATACGAGAGAGGAAGGACTAGGTACTGCTAGCTCTGCGACATGGCGCGGTCGAGCATTTCGCTCACCACTTCGACCGGGCGCTTGGCCGGCTCCAGCGTCCACTTCACTTTGCCGGCCTTGATCTCTTCGCGCGCGATGCGGCAAGGCTTGCGCGACGAAATTTCAACCATGGGCCGTGCGCCCGACTGGATCTGGCGCGCGCGACGTGCCGCCACCAGGATGTAGCGGTAGTTGCTGTCGAATCCATCCATCAACTTCATGTTCTTCCTCGTCAACTTCAGGGTTCCTGGGGCCGGAACGATGCCAGGATGGCCCGAATCTGGGGCTGCGCGTTCGGCAGCAGCAGGCGGCGGGCTGTTTCCACCATGCTCTGCTGCTCGGGGGTGAGCGGTTTGCCGGAGCGTTGCAGGCGTTCAGACAACACTATGGCTTCCAGCAGGTCGGTGGATTGTTCCAGGCGATCGTTGACGAGAATATAGTCGTATTTCGAGTAATTCTCAATCTCTTTCGTCGCCGTGCGCAGCCGCCGCTCGATCACGCCGTTGTCGGCAACGTGTTCGGCCTGGCTGCGCTTGCGCAGCCGGCGTTCCAATTCGGCACGCGACGGCGGCAGCACGAAGATGCTCACCGCATCGGGAAACTTCTGCTTCACCTGTGCAGCGCCCTGCACGTCGATGTCGAGCAGCAGGTCGTGTCCGCTCGCCTGCGCCTGTTCCAGGAACCGGCGCGCCGTGCCGTAGTAGTGGCCAAACACCTCGGCGTGCTCCAGGAACTGGTCGCGCCGGACCATGTCTTCGAATTTCTCGCGTGTGACGAAGAAGTACTCGTGCCCGTCGCGCTCGCTGCCGCGCGGCGGCCGCGTGGTGTAGGAAATGGAAAAGTCCAGGTTGGGGACGCTCTTGCGCAGCTCGTTCACCAGCGTGGATTTGCCCGAGCCGGAGGGCGCCGAGATGATGAAGAGATCGGTCATGCTCGATTGCCGAATTGCCGAATTGCGGAACCGCGGAATTGAGATTCCCCGGATAGGGTCCCGGTTCGCCGCGCCCGAGGCGCGGCATTCGGTGGTTGCCTTGAAATTCGGCGATTCTGCGATTCCGCAGTTCGGCAATTATTCAATGTTCTGTGCCTGCTCGCGCGATTTCTCCACCTCCGACTTCATGGCCAGCCCAAGCTCGGTCAGCCGCAGCGCCTCGCCCACCACGCCTGAAGTCTTGGAGAGCAGCGTGTTGGCTTCGCGGTTCATCTCCTGCAACAGGAAGTCGAGTTTTTTGCCGATTTCGCCGTCGGCGGAGAGCAGTCCCAGGAAGTGATCGATGTGCGTGTTCATGCGCACCAGTTCTTCCTGGATGTCGCCGCGTTCGGCCAGCAGCGCGGCTTCCTGCAGCAGGCGATCGGGATCTGCCTGGACGACAAGCTCCTTCATCCGCGTCTGCAGCTTGTCCAGGTGCGCGCGCAGCACCACGCCGCGCAGCTTTTCGATTTGGCCCACGGCCTCGCGCAGCCGCGCCATGCGCTCGCGCAGCTCGCGTTCCATGCTGCGCCCTTCTTCTTCGCGCATGTGGTTCAGGCGCGCGATGGCATCGCTGGTCGAGGCCAGCACCGCGGACTCGGTACCCTCATCCATGGACGCGCCCGCCGGGCCCATCGCTCCGGGCAGCCGCAGGACCACGTTCAAGTCTGGCTCCGACGCCACCCCGAATTCCCTGGCCGCCGCGCGAAAAGCCGCAATGTAGCCGGCCACCAGCGGCCGATTCAGGGCGAATCCGTCCGCCCCAGCCTGCTCCAGCGAGAGCGTGAGTTCCACGTGGCCGCGCGCCAGCTTCTCTTTCAGCAGGCGGCGCAGCTTCATCTCCAGGCCATCGCTCTCGGAGGGCAGCCGCAGATGGAGATCGAGGAAGCGGTGGTTCACCGACTTGAGCGACACGGTGTAGTTCAGCGCCGCGCCGCCGGGTGAAGTCGCAACCTGTCCCTTCACCTGCGCGAACCCGGTCATGGAACGGATTGCCATCAGCGTTTTCTTTCCCCGACGGGCGCATTCATCGGCGGCGCGGGTACGCCGAGTGTGTCGCCATTCTTCGGCGCATCCATCTCCACGAACTGCAAATCATAAAGCCTGCGATACGTGCCGAAGCGCGCGAGCAGGTCTTCGTGGCTGCCCACGTCGGCAATGGTGCCGCCTTCGAGCACCACGATGCGATCGGCGCGGCGCACTGTCGTGAGCCGGTGCGCTATGACGAACACGGTACGGCCCTCCATCAGGTTCTGCAGCGCCGACTGCACCAGCGCCTCCGATTCGGTATCGAGCGACGAGGTGGCTTCGTCCAGAATCAGAATCGGCGCGTTCTTCAGCAGCGCGCGCGCAATCGCCAGCCGCTGGCGCTCGCCACCGGAGAGGCGCACGCCGCGCTCGCCGATGACCGTGTCATAGCCCTGCGGCAGCGCGGTGATGAAGTCGTGCGCCAGCGCCGCGCGCGAGGCCGCCAGCACCGCGTCGGAGGAAACATGCGGCTGCCCGTAGGCGATGTTGTTGCGCACCGTGTCGTTGAACAGGATCGTTTCCTGGGTCACGATGCCGATCTGCGCGCGCAGCGAGGCCAGCGTCACCTCGCGCACGTCGTGTCCATCAATCAGCAGCCGCCCGGAGCTCACGTCGAAGAAGCGCGGGATCAGGTGCACCAGCGTGCTCTTGCCGGCGCCGCTGGAGCCGACCAGGGCCACCACCTCGCCCTTGCGGACGTTGAGGTTCACGTCGCGCAGCACGTCGCGGCTCTCGTCGTCGGAGTATGCAAAGCCCACGTTCTCGAACACCACGCTGGCGCCAAACGCGGGCAACGTGTGCGCTCCCGGGCGCTCCTTCACGTCGTCGCGCTCGTCCATCACTTCGAAGATGGACGACGAGGCTCCCAGCGCCTGCTGGAAGTTGTTGTAGAAGAGCGCAAACTTGCGCACCGGTTCATAGAGTTTGAAGACGGCCACAATGAACGCCAGGAACGTGCCGGTGGTGAACACGCCGCTGCGGATCTGGTCGCGCCCGAGCAGCAGGAGCACGGCAATGGCCGCCGCGCCCAGCACGTCCATGAGCGGCGAGCTGATGGCCGCCGCCGACACCGAGCGCAGGTTGGCACGGAAGAGCCGCCGCGCCGCGCCGCGGAAGCGCACCGTCTCCCACAGCTCCATCCCGAAGGCCTTCACGATGCGGTTGCCGGTGATGGTTTCGTGCAGGATGTTCTGAATCTCAGCCAGCCGGTCCTGCCCGCGGCGCGTGGATTGCCGCACCCGCGTCCCGATGCGCCGCGCCGACACCAGGATCACCGGCACGAACAGCAGCAGCACCCACGCCAGCTTGCCGCCCAGCAGCACCACCACGCCGGCCGTGAAGATCAGCGTGAACAGTTGCTGCAGCAGCTCCGCCAGCACCTGCGACATGGCGAACTGCACGCGCTCAATGTCGTTGACGATGGTGGAGAGCAGTTGCCCCGTCGGATTGCGATGGAAGAACGCCACCGAGCGCCGCAGGATGGCGCCGTACAGGTCGTCGCGCAGGTCGGTGATCGTGCCGAAGCCGGCGTAGTTCACCAGGTAGGTGCCGGCGTAGTCGAAAACGCCCTTGAGCACGGTGGAGGCGACCAGCGCGAACGCCACCACCGTCCATGCGTTGTGGAAGCGATCGGGCACCAGCTGCCGCAGGTCGAGCGAAACGTTTGTCCCCGGCAGCGTGAAAAGGCGCAGGGAAGTCGCCTTCGACGCCGGGTTGAGCACCTGGTCAAGCACCGGGCCGATCAGCAGCACGCGAAATGCATCGAGCAGCCCCACCAGCGACATCAGGAACACAGAAGCCGCCAGGTGCAGCATGTAGGGCCGGACGTAGCGCAGCAGGCGGGTTAGCTGGCGCATGAAGCCTCGCGCCGGGGAAAGGATGTCGGCTGACGGAGCAAGTCACAATTCTACTGGAAGCGAGCGCGCCCATGAACGCAAAGCCCCATTTGCGGCAGCGCAAGCAGAGAAAGGCAGCCCGTTGCGGGCTGCCTCGATTGCCGGACCGGATCGTCTACTTGTGGGCGTACGCCGTGACGTTGGCGTAGTAATCGCGGTGCATCTTGCCGTCACTGACGGCGGCAACCTGGAGCGTGATCGTCTGGCGCTCCTGCTCGGTCCGCTTCTCATTGGCCGCGTTGAGCGCCGCGCCCACCTTGTCCACGCCGTCGGGGCCGCTGGTCGTGTACCAGACATAGCGTCCGTTGGGATCGGAGGTGTGCACCTGCTCCACGTCGAGACCGTACTGCGTGATGGCGCCGTTGGCGACCAGCTCGTCGAAGATCGGCTTCTGGTTCTTCTCCCAGAGCTGCCGCCAATCGTTCCCTTTTCCGGGCAGCACAAGGTTGTAGCTCACCACCAGGAATCCGGGTCCAGTCTTCACGCTGCTGCCCTTGTGGATGAGCGAGCGCAGCAGGTAATCGCGGTGCTTGGCCTGGAGCTGTCCTTGCGTCGGGGTCAGCTTCAGCAGCTCGACGCGCGCTTTGTCGAGGTTGGCAATCGAACTGGCCGTCCACCATGTGCCGTGGGTCGGTCCGTCGATTTCGTGGACAAACGTCTCGTACGTTCCGTAGCCGATCAGCGTTCCGCTCGAGACCAGCCGGTCGAGAATCGGTTGGGCGCTCTGCGCGAAGGCCCTGTAATCGGCCCACTGCGCGCGCGGGATGTTCCACTCCGCCACGTAAGTGAACACGGGCGGCGCGCTCGGCGGCGCCATCTGTGCGGCGGCGGCGCTCGCGAGCAGCAAAACAACGGCAAACAGACTCAGCCTCTGTCGGATCATCTGTCCTCCTGAATTTTTGGACTGGAAACGTGGGCCTGTGGACCTAAGGAGTGGAACGGACATCTGGGACGGAAAGGTCGCGGCGTGAATCTATGCCCTTGCCCACACATTGTCAAACGACGGTGCGGCTGGTTGCGGCAGGTCAAAGCGGGCCGATCAGCAGCTCACCCCTTCGGCGAATCGCGATGCACGACCTTCAGGTTGTAGCCCGCCTTCTTCAGCCGCCTGGCCACTTCTTCGGCGATCATCACTGAGCGGTGCTGTCCGCCAGTGCAGCCGAAGCCGATCGTCAGGTAGCTCTTGCCCTCGCGGATGTAGTGCGGCAGCAGGTACACCAGCAGGTCGGAGATGCGCGAAATGAACTCCTGCGTCTGCGGAAACGAGCGGATGTACTTGGCCACTTTCGGATGCCGCCCGGTCAGCGGGCGGAATTCCGGCACAAAGTGCGGGTTGGGCAGGAAGCGCACGTCGAACAGCAGGTCGGCGTCGTTGGGAACACCCTGCTTGTAGCCGAAGCTGACGCACGAGACGAGGATGTTCCGGTCGGTCGCCTCGCGCTGGAAGCGTTCGAGCACGTGGGCGCGCAGCTCGTGGACGTTGAAGCGCGAGGTGTCAATCACCACGTCGGCCACGCCGCGGATGGGCGCCAGGCGCTTGCGCTCGGCGGCCAGCGCCGCGCGCACGGTGTCGCCCGAGCGCCCCAGCGGATGCGGACGCCGCGTCTCGCTGAAGCGGCGCAGCAGCGCATCGTCGGAGGCTTCCATGAAGACCACCGTGGTCTTCAGCGTCTTCTTCAGCGATTGCAGGTATTGCGGCAGCCGCCCCAGGCGCGTGCCCTCGCGGATGTCCACCACCAGCGCGGCGCGGTCAATCTCGGCCGAGTGCCGCACCAGTTCGCCGAAGCGTGGAATCAGCTCGACGGGAAGATTGTCTACCGCGTAGTAGCCCAGGTCTTCAAATGCTTTTAAGACGCTGGCCTTGCCCGAGCCGCTCATGCCGGTGATGACCACCAGCTCGGTGCGCCGGCCGGCGCCGTTGGCAGGCGATTTGCCGGTGGCGCGCCGGGCGCGCTTTCGGGAACGCGCCGCGGTATGCGTGCGAGCTGTGCGTGCAGGCATGAACGAGCTTCCATCGTATCACCGCCCATCCGCGGGCCCGCAGCAGCGGAGCGGGAGAATCCCACGCCGCGGATCCGGTCAGTGCGGCGGCAAGCAATGCCGCGACGCAAGCGGAGAGCACTCGCCAGCCACAGCCGGGACAAACTCCCGCTGCTCGCAGCACATCTCACAGGGTGTTCCCCGGAAAGCGGTCACCATGCTTCGCCAAGCCGCTCTGCTGGCCCTGCTGGGGCTGGCCGGAGTATGGGCCGGATGCGGCAGCAGCAACTCTGTCAGCTCCACGCCTCCGCCCACTCGCACCACGCCCAGCCCGACGCCCACGCCGAATCCCTCCACCGCGCCGGAGGCGTTCTTTGCCACGCTCTTCAACAGTGTGGGCGCGGTCCGCACGCCCGCCGGCCAGGTGACGGTGGACGCGGCGGCAAACCATGGCGCCGGAAACGTTCAACTGACCAACGGCGTCGCCCTCACGACGACCCAGGTTCTGCAGTTCTGTCCGTTCGCAGGGGCGTTCGGCGACTGCATCACCATCCCGGTGACGCCTGCGCCGGCGGGCTCGAACTTCCAGTTTCCCAGTACCGGCTCGTTTGCGGGCATCTTTCACGTGATCGAAGGCGGGCAGGAGACCTTCGTTGGAGCCATGGGGGGCACCGCCGGCGTCAGCTTCCGGGCGGCGCTGTTGCCGGCATCGTCTATCACGTTCGGCATCGGCCAGATCGTGGGCGCTGCGCCCATAAGCAGCGGTTCGGTCTCGATTACCGGGCAGACGATGCAGGTCATCATTGACGGCACTACGCCGAACCAGACCTTCGGTGTGTCGATCTGCTCGATCCTTGGAACAATCAACTGCCAGACGCTGGGCTCAGTTACATCGAACGCCACGGGCAGCGTGTCGGGCAACGTAACCAGCGTGCCCTCAGGATTCGCCGGCGTGGTGCTGATCAGCGACAGCGCCGGGCCGGAGTTCATTTCGGGATTCCGGGTCCAGTAGGGCTTCGCGTCTCGCACCCACGCCGACCAGTCACTGTCGTAGGCCCCCACCCCCGGGTGGCGCTGTGGTTTTTCAGTGGCTTGCGGGGCAGGTTCCGTGTAACTGGTGCAGGTGCTCGGGTTAAGACCGAGGTCTTAACTTGTTTGTTTTCAGTTATGGTGATTGGATTGCGCGCTATCGCGCTCCGGCGCCCTTGAAAGCGATGTCAAGATGGCGGCGGGCGACGGCGCCCGCCGCTACAGCGTGAAAAGCTCTCCCTACTTTGAGAATAGCAAATTGGGGTGGGGGAATGAGAAAGCGCGGGAAGTTTTTATTGTGAGCGGATGGAATGGGTTGCGGGGAATTGGGGCGGCGCGAGGGCTTGACATGGAATGTGCGATCGCACAAGGCGTCGTCTCGTC is drawn from Terriglobales bacterium and contains these coding sequences:
- the coaBC gene encoding bifunctional phosphopantothenoylcysteine decarboxylase/phosphopantothenate--cysteine ligase CoaBC, whose amino-acid sequence is MKVGLGVSGGIAAYKAAEILRLLQDRGVRVQVIMTRGAQEFVRPLTFAALSGEKVITDLFPAPGRDPDTDAAVEHIAIAQSLDALLVAPATADVLAKFAHGLADDFLTTVFLAATAPVVVAPAMNINMWQNPATRANIALLEKRGVRVVEPGSGYQACGMIGPGRLAGNEAIVGAVMEALGARQDLKGETVLITAGPTREPIDPVRYIGNRSSGRMGYALAEAALRRGARVIVVSGPVAIAPPSGAEIVNVETTEQMRRAVLDRIPEATIVIKAAAVADYRPRAVSGHKLKRSSAELNIELEPTEDILAEAAAQAGSRLLIGFAAETENVIENARKKLASKKIDAVVVNDVSRKDIGFDSERNAVTIITAEGTTEVPENTKFEVAQRVLDAVVRLKTKQPATR
- the rpoZ gene encoding DNA-directed RNA polymerase subunit omega — translated: MKLMDGFDSNYRYILVAARRARQIQSGARPMVEISSRKPCRIAREEIKAGKVKWTLEPAKRPVEVVSEMLDRAMSQS
- the gmk gene encoding guanylate kinase — translated: MTDLFIISAPSGSGKSTLVNELRKSVPNLDFSISYTTRPPRGSERDGHEYFFVTREKFEDMVRRDQFLEHAEVFGHYYGTARRFLEQAQASGHDLLLDIDVQGAAQVKQKFPDAVSIFVLPPSRAELERRLRKRSQAEHVADNGVIERRLRTATKEIENYSKYDYILVNDRLEQSTDLLEAIVLSERLQRSGKPLTPEQQSMVETARRLLLPNAQPQIRAILASFRPQEP
- a CDS encoding YicC/YloC family endoribonuclease, which translates into the protein MAIRSMTGFAQVKGQVATSPGGAALNYTVSLKSVNHRFLDLHLRLPSESDGLEMKLRRLLKEKLARGHVELTLSLEQAGADGFALNRPLVAGYIAAFRAAAREFGVASEPDLNVVLRLPGAMGPAGASMDEGTESAVLASTSDAIARLNHMREEEGRSMERELRERMARLREAVGQIEKLRGVVLRAHLDKLQTRMKELVVQADPDRLLQEAALLAERGDIQEELVRMNTHIDHFLGLLSADGEIGKKLDFLLQEMNREANTLLSKTSGVVGEALRLTELGLAMKSEVEKSREQAQNIE
- a CDS encoding ABC transporter ATP-binding protein is translated as MRQLTRLLRYVRPYMLHLAASVFLMSLVGLLDAFRVLLIGPVLDQVLNPASKATSLRLFTLPGTNVSLDLRQLVPDRFHNAWTVVAFALVASTVLKGVFDYAGTYLVNYAGFGTITDLRDDLYGAILRRSVAFFHRNPTGQLLSTIVNDIERVQFAMSQVLAELLQQLFTLIFTAGVVVLLGGKLAWVLLLFVPVILVSARRIGTRVRQSTRRGQDRLAEIQNILHETITGNRIVKAFGMELWETVRFRGAARRLFRANLRSVSAAAISSPLMDVLGAAAIAVLLLLGRDQIRSGVFTTGTFLAFIVAVFKLYEPVRKFALFYNNFQQALGASSSIFEVMDERDDVKERPGAHTLPAFGASVVFENVGFAYSDDESRDVLRDVNLNVRKGEVVALVGSSGAGKSTLVHLIPRFFDVSSGRLLIDGHDVREVTLASLRAQIGIVTQETILFNDTVRNNIAYGQPHVSSDAVLAASRAALAHDFITALPQGYDTVIGERGVRLSGGERQRLAIARALLKNAPILILDEATSSLDTESEALVQSALQNLMEGRTVFVIAHRLTTVRRADRIVVLEGGTIADVGSHEDLLARFGTYRRLYDLQFVEMDAPKNGDTLGVPAPPMNAPVGERKR
- the rapZ gene encoding RNase adapter RapZ, which produces MPARTARTHTAARSRKRARRATGKSPANGAGRRTELVVITGMSGSGKASVLKAFEDLGYYAVDNLPVELIPRFGELVRHSAEIDRAALVVDIREGTRLGRLPQYLQSLKKTLKTTVVFMEASDDALLRRFSETRRPHPLGRSGDTVRAALAAERKRLAPIRGVADVVIDTSRFNVHELRAHVLERFQREATDRNILVSCVSFGYKQGVPNDADLLFDVRFLPNPHFVPEFRPLTGRHPKVAKYIRSFPQTQEFISRISDLLVYLLPHYIREGKSYLTIGFGCTGGQHRSVMIAEEVARRLKKAGYNLKVVHRDSPKG